Sequence from the Oxyura jamaicensis isolate SHBP4307 breed ruddy duck unplaced genomic scaffold, BPBGC_Ojam_1.0 oxyUn_random_OJ71219, whole genome shotgun sequence genome:
aaggggagaggcaggcCATGGAGAGGGGGCTGGAGTGAGGTCACTGCCACTGCAGCAGCGTGACTGGCCCTCAGAAGGGCTGGCCAGAAGGCACTATGACATCATCCCGCACATCAGAGAGCCCCCTGGGCAGAAATGTCACTGCagaggggagggtgaggggctggcagagccccattgaggggctggctgggggtcCCCTCTGCTACAGCCACCTGATGGTGCaggacaggcagcagggcaggcagggcttgTGGCTGCCTTGCTCAGGATGAGCCCTGGGTGAGCTGGGTGAGAAATCTGTGCCTTAGCTCCAGAAAAAGCTCTTCTCTTTGCTCTTGACTTTTCTTGATAACATGACTTCCAGGGGAGTTCTGCCCTTGCTAAAACCATACCTCCATCTCCAccataaatttctgttttggagCCTGTCCTTGCTGTCACGCCCTGGCAGCTCCTTTGTGGCCCTGCTCGGTACCccgtccctgcagcagcccagccccactgccccaCGCATTGTctcacagctgtgctgccaagGCACAAAACATGGCAGTGCATATTCAGGACTGGGTCGAGCTCCCTCCATTACAATCCCAATGACACCCTCAGGGTCCCTTCCCACTATGGCCCTCCTGCctttgcagcctcctccagcccccagtCCCTGCCCTGAGCCAGCCACATCCCATGGGGGGCTCTGCagacagccctgctccaggtcTACAAGGCTCTGGGCCAGGACAGACACTGACAGGGCTGGCCGTTCCCCCACCACAGGCTCTAAGCCTGGCTTTCCCAACTGCCTGCCCTctgcccacctccctgccctcatCCCAGCCCAGTagcagcagccccacggcaGTGCCCACCACAGGCTGCTGCACGGCTCTGGgcactgcagccacagccacagcccctctgaagggcacagcagctcctggggcacagagggctcagccccacagaTGGAGACATCCATGGTACAGGCGTACAGAGGCCTGCAGCCCCTCCATGCCATCCCTGGGGGGCATCAGGCAgttcctgctgcctttgggcCAGGGCAGCCTGCCccaagctgctgcagccagaaaGGGGTTTGCTGGTCCCAttttgtcctgctctgctgagaGTGGGGTCCAGACAAAGAATTTGCTCTaggttcatttattttgtttaaacacACAAAGAGGCTGGCTCCTTGTTTATGCAGAGCCTCAGGATATGTTGATATTTAAGATATGTTGATATTGAAGTGCAAAGAGACaaaagatggctttttttttttttttttttttttgtggaaaacgTTATcacaagaggaaaatgaaaaaaaaaaaatcatctagaAGAAAAACCAGGCTTAGCCTGTCATGACATAAACCACAATTCAAGTATAGAAGAAGACAAGAAGCAGTCTATAGCTGCTGAAAGGTCCAATCAATTTCCTGAGCTAATCCTGATAAACATCCATGACATCACTTTCCTAATGGCATTCTTGAGCTCCTGGTTTCTCATactgtagatgagggggttcactgctgggGGCATCACTGCATATAGAACAGCCATGATTATGTCCAGGGATGGAGAAGAGATAGTGGGAGGCTTCAGGTAGGCAGATACACCAGTGCTAACCAGCAGGGAGACGACGACCAGATGggggaggcacgtggaaaaggctttgtgtcggccctgctcagagggcatcctcagcacagtCCTGAAGATCTGTACATAGGACAGCACAATGAAtacaaaacaccccaaaaccagaAAACCACTGAATGTGAGAAGCCCAACTTCCCTGAGGTAGGagtctgagcaggagagcttgaggatctgggtgatttcacagaagaactggtccacagcattgccttggcagaggggcagggaaaatgtattggtaGTGTGCAGCAGAGCAtagagaaagccactgccccaggcagctgctgccatctgggcacaagctctgctgcccaggaggctcccgtaaTGCAGGggtttgcagatggcaacatAGCGGTCGTAGGCCATGACAGTGAGAAGAAACAAATCTGCTGACatcagagagggaaagaaaaagacctgTGCAGCACATCCTGCATAGGAAatggccctggtgtcccagagggaattggccatggctttggggagagtggtggagatgcagcccaggtcgaggagggcgaggttgaggaggaagaagtacatgggggtgtggaggcggtggtcacAGGCTACggctgtgaggatgaggccgttgcccaggagggcagccaggtaaatgcccaggaagagcataaagtgcaggagctgcagctcccttgtgtctgcgaatgccaggaggaggaactcagtgatggagctgctgttggacatCTGATCCTCCTTGAAAAAGGGGACTacccaaagaagaaaagacagtgaTAATTAGGAGAGACATCTCTGAGAAAAAACCTACTCCACTTCTCACTGAAACCCCCCACAGTGACTTTCCCCTTTCTGAGacctttctgctgctctcttgCCTGAGCTTTGGATGGTGCTGGAGGAAGGTGCCACTGGGAGCAGGGGACCCCGTTGTGCACTTTGGAGTAGTCACACCCACCCTACAATTCTAGGTATAAAGAAATCAGGAGTGATCTCAGATTTAATCTACCTCTGGCGTATGCGGAATTCCCACCATTACCACTCTCAACACTCTTGACTGCCAAACAGCATCTGTGGTTTAATTTGTTCCAACTGCATTTGTGACATTCGGAAGAGTTTTTTGAGGGTAGAATACCCTGGCATTTTTCATAGATCCCAGGTGAGATTTTGTGAATGTCCTTAGTGTAGTGAGGATAACGAGTCTGTCAATCTACCCTGGTCTCAGCCAGAGTCCTCTAGGTCTCAGTCCAGTTGCTCACATTGAGCTGCTCAGACATTGTGGCCTCAGGAATATCCAGGCAAATGAttcagctttttccttccccatagACTGCATTGCCCCAAGCCCCAGAGTTTGGGCACCTTTCTCCTAAGGACAGATCTGCCTGGGGGGACCCAGAGGGTCAGAGCTtgagctgcagctgaaagccaGATCTGCAGGGATCCataaagaaagaacagcaacagTAGGTACAGGAACAGAGGGAAAGAGCACAGGgcttgtgccaggggaggcaaAGGCCAGGGAGGGACCGACAGGAACTCGGGAGAGTCCGCTCTACAGCAGGTCCTCCTGATGAGGTTATGAGTCATGTCCTGAATCCTGTGGACTTGACCATGGACAGGGAGGTGCCAGAATATTTtgcaggctctgctgcctgcagctgtcctTGCCTGCAGCTGGGTCTCTATCCTCATGTCTCCTGCCTGCAGGTCacagcccccatcccaccctctcgtgctcagctctgccctgcagacacttcctggcagcagggctctgcccagggGCAGCTGGCTGGGGGCACGTTCTAGAGACCAAGTCACACAGACCCTGCAGACACTGCGCGTGTGGTGGTGGAGCTTTCTATGGGCTGAGAGGAATGAAAAGATCCTTGTAACCTCTCAGCCATTATGCAGTCTCAGCCTCTTCTTGGAATTAACAGCATATATTTCTATTACCACTGAGGCAAGTAGAGAAGATTGAAAGCTCAGGAGGCTCAGGAAAGCCATGACTGAAGCTGAAATCCCCTACCTTATCCCGGCTGTTGCAAAGTCCCCTTGGATAAATCCTGGTTGTGCTGTGGAGCTGTGAAGAGGctgtcccaggcagcagcctcctgccagcagcaggaccctgtcctgctgggggggctccttccacccacagcttctctccGCAGCgccctgggcagctccccaggcaggcTGAGCGCTGAGCCTGGCAGGCGGCAGAggccctgccctggcacacagcccctggggcacagcagggaccctgctctgcactACAGCCCTGGacacccctgcctgcaccccccAGATTCACAGCCTGCACAAGGGAGCCCTCAGGGCCTGGACACTGACCCTGCAGCTTGGAAGCCCTGCTATGGAAACTGTGGTTCTCTACAAGATATAGACACATAGTCTTTCCAGCCTGAT
This genomic interval carries:
- the LOC118159605 gene encoding olfactory receptor 14C36-like; its protein translation is MSNSSSITEFLLLAFADTRELQLLHFMLFLGIYLAALLGNGLILTAVACDHRLHTPMYFFLLNLALLDLGCISTTLPKAMANSLWDTRAISYAGCAAQVFFFPSLMSADLFLLTVMAYDRYVAICKPLHYGSLLGSRACAQMAAAAWGSGFLYALLHTTNTFSLPLCQGNAVDQFFCEITQILKLSCSDSYLREVGLLTFSGFLVLGCFVFIVLSYVQIFRTVLRMPSEQGRHKAFSTCLPHLVVVSLLVSTGVSAYLKPPTISSPSLDIIMAVLYAVMPPAVNPLIYSMRNQELKNAIRKVMSWMFIRISSGN